A single region of the Fibrobacter sp. UWP2 genome encodes:
- a CDS encoding sensor histidine kinase, whose amino-acid sequence MSEKQPKNVITHFFENQRGIFQNLQDLDLERNEKRLRKVLEDENVSLKYPVPPFVANFLLWAFFLLFPIVLLLDPNYYTQSSINPRNFVAYYTPLIMTVVIFSANQKFLVPRCIFKKHYLSYFVYNSLLIFLALFLREIVFFLLDRTPGEGVGYFFSTYCFSFVKGHLSVWTIISFILLVVLVCVISVFYNLIVRQVVQLFFAREQKRSELQYELDFLKNQLSPHFLFNTLNNISALIQIDPKRAENSMAKLSKLLRVMLYQTSDKTIALKDDVDILEKYAELEKLRLDESFDFKFETKLEDPNIQVAPLVAMPLMENAMKHSSSTEGNNFAHISIVQSGNTLQFTAENSNRPRKSNSKSSGLGLTTFKKRLELLYPDKYEYKAEVVGDTYCTYLKLLLDSSSN is encoded by the coding sequence ATGAGTGAAAAACAACCCAAAAATGTCATTACGCACTTCTTCGAGAACCAGCGAGGCATATTCCAAAACCTCCAGGACCTAGACCTGGAACGCAACGAAAAACGCCTCCGCAAAGTACTGGAAGACGAAAATGTCAGCCTCAAATACCCCGTTCCGCCATTTGTGGCGAACTTCTTATTATGGGCGTTCTTTTTGCTGTTCCCGATCGTTCTTTTGCTGGACCCGAACTATTACACCCAAAGTTCCATCAATCCCCGTAACTTTGTCGCCTACTACACTCCGCTCATCATGACGGTCGTGATTTTCTCGGCAAACCAAAAATTCCTTGTGCCCCGCTGCATTTTCAAAAAGCACTACTTATCTTACTTTGTATACAATTCTCTATTAATCTTTCTTGCCCTGTTCCTGCGCGAAATTGTATTCTTTTTACTAGACCGTACTCCAGGCGAAGGCGTCGGGTACTTTTTCAGTACGTACTGTTTCTCGTTTGTCAAGGGGCATCTAAGCGTCTGGACTATCATCTCGTTCATTTTACTTGTCGTTCTCGTGTGTGTCATCTCCGTATTTTACAACCTCATTGTCAGGCAGGTCGTGCAACTCTTTTTTGCCCGCGAGCAAAAGCGTTCGGAACTCCAGTACGAGCTGGACTTTTTAAAGAACCAACTCAGCCCGCACTTTTTGTTCAACACGCTGAACAACATCTCGGCGCTCATCCAAATTGACCCCAAGCGGGCCGAGAACTCCATGGCAAAACTCTCCAAGCTTTTGCGCGTGATGCTCTACCAGACCTCCGACAAGACCATCGCCCTCAAAGACGATGTCGACATATTAGAAAAGTATGCCGAACTCGAAAAATTGAGGCTTGACGAATCGTTCGATTTCAAGTTCGAGACCAAGCTTGAAGACCCGAACATCCAAGTCGCCCCGCTCGTAGCCATGCCGCTCATGGAAAACGCCATGAAGCACAGCAGCAGCACCGAGGGAAACAACTTTGCCCACATCTCCATAGTACAAAGCGGCAACACCTTGCAGTTTACCGCCGAGAATTCAAACCGTCCGCGAAAATCGAATTCCAAATCGAGCGGCCTTGGACTCACCACCTTCAAAAAAAGACTGGAACTCCTTTACCCCGACAAATACGAATACAAGGCAGAGGTCGTCGGCGACACCTACTGCACATACCTCAAATTACTACTAGATTCTAGTAGTAACTAA